The Haloarcula sp. DT43 genome includes a region encoding these proteins:
- a CDS encoding glycerate kinase type-2 family protein gives MIRNRAELAADSGHEVALDCIEAAVDAAAPDVATRSAVSRDGQTLTVGESTYDLDEYGDIVVVGGGKAAGGVTRVLESVLGDSLGGGHIVAKQAVDTETVRCTVGDHPLPSDRNVEATVDILDAVDAADADTLVLFVLTGGASALLSAPAGDLTLADLQTTTDRLLDGGVPIGEVNAVRKHLSDLKGGHIARRAAPATVAGLLISDVVGNDLSTIGSGPSVPDETTYADALGVFERYDLSPPPAVRDHLEAGRDGRIPETPFPDDPTFDRVANHLIGDNATALDAAAAVAQEAGYDPLVLTSRLRGEAREVAHPLVAIAEEAAATGTPVEPPAVFLAGGETTVTVTGDGGRGGPNQELVLSGALAHDGDAVIAAVDTDGEDGSSDVAGAIADATDVEDRERAREALLANDAGTYLSEIGATVETGPTGTNVNDVVVLVVPDTSR, from the coding sequence ATGATTCGCAACCGAGCCGAACTCGCTGCCGACTCCGGACACGAGGTCGCACTCGATTGCATCGAGGCCGCCGTGGACGCGGCCGCGCCCGATGTCGCCACCAGGTCGGCCGTCAGCCGCGACGGCCAGACGCTGACCGTCGGCGAGTCGACCTACGACCTCGACGAGTACGGCGATATCGTCGTCGTCGGCGGGGGGAAAGCCGCGGGCGGCGTGACACGGGTGCTCGAATCGGTGCTCGGCGACAGCCTCGGCGGCGGCCACATCGTCGCCAAGCAGGCCGTCGACACCGAAACCGTCCGGTGTACCGTGGGGGACCACCCGTTACCGTCGGACCGCAACGTCGAAGCGACGGTGGATATCCTCGATGCGGTCGACGCTGCCGACGCGGATACGCTCGTCCTGTTCGTCCTGACCGGCGGAGCCAGCGCGCTCCTGTCGGCCCCCGCCGGGGACCTGACGCTGGCGGACCTCCAGACGACGACCGACAGGCTCCTCGACGGGGGCGTCCCGATTGGGGAGGTCAACGCCGTCCGCAAACACCTTTCGGACCTGAAAGGCGGACACATAGCACGGCGTGCCGCTCCCGCCACCGTCGCCGGACTGCTGATAAGCGACGTGGTCGGCAACGACCTGTCGACCATCGGGAGCGGCCCCTCAGTTCCGGACGAGACCACCTACGCGGACGCACTCGGCGTGTTCGAGCGGTACGACCTCTCCCCGCCGCCGGCCGTCCGCGACCATCTCGAAGCCGGGCGCGACGGCCGAATCCCGGAGACGCCGTTTCCAGACGACCCGACCTTCGACCGAGTCGCGAACCACCTCATCGGGGACAACGCGACCGCGCTCGATGCCGCCGCCGCCGTCGCACAGGAGGCCGGATACGACCCGCTCGTGCTCACATCTCGCCTGCGCGGCGAGGCCCGCGAAGTGGCGCACCCGCTCGTCGCTATCGCCGAGGAAGCCGCGGCAACGGGCACGCCGGTCGAGCCCCCGGCCGTTTTCCTCGCCGGCGGCGAGACGACCGTGACTGTCACCGGCGACGGGGGGCGTGGTGGCCCCAATCAGGAGCTCGTCCTTTCCGGTGCACTGGCTCACGACGGCGACGCGGTCATCGCTGCCGTCGACACCGACGGGGAAGACGGGAGCTCCGACGTGGCCGGTGCCATCGCCGACGCGACCGACGTCGAGGACCGCGAACGGGCCCGTGAGGCGTTGCTCGCGAACGACGCCGGTACGTACCTCTCGGAAATCGGTGCGACGGTCGAGACCGGCCCGACCGGGACCAACGTCAACGACGTTGTCGTACTCGTGGTCCCGGACACGAGCCGGTGA
- a CDS encoding NAD-dependent epimerase/dehydratase family protein — protein MSTDTVSGRQVLITGGGGFIGSHLASALAADNHVRVLDDFSTGRRANLPEEVTVIEGDVRDRATVDAAMEGVDVVFHEAAMVSVPESIERPVDCHELNGTATVDLFDCARRRDARVVFASSAAVYGTPDDVPIGEDAPTKPNSPYGFEKHLGEQYARFYTEQYGLPTVPLRYFNVYGPRGLDGEYAGVIGTFVRQAQAGEPLTVEGDGMQTRDFVHVDDVVRANLLAATTDAVGRPFNVGTGRSASINELAETVRDVVGADIAVEHVPGRANDIQQSEADLGDARELLGYEPTRPLREGLEATLDAERT, from the coding sequence ATGTCTACGGATACTGTCAGCGGCCGCCAGGTACTGATCACCGGAGGCGGTGGGTTTATCGGAAGCCACCTGGCGTCGGCACTGGCGGCGGACAATCACGTGCGGGTCCTCGACGACTTCTCGACGGGTCGGCGGGCGAACCTCCCCGAGGAAGTAACCGTCATCGAGGGCGACGTTCGGGATAGGGCGACGGTCGACGCGGCGATGGAGGGGGTCGACGTCGTGTTTCACGAGGCGGCGATGGTCAGCGTCCCCGAGTCGATAGAGCGGCCGGTCGACTGCCACGAACTGAACGGCACGGCGACCGTCGACCTGTTCGACTGCGCTCGACGGCGGGACGCGCGGGTGGTGTTCGCGTCCAGCGCCGCCGTGTACGGCACCCCCGACGACGTGCCTATCGGGGAAGACGCGCCGACCAAACCGAACAGCCCGTACGGCTTCGAGAAACACCTGGGGGAGCAGTACGCGCGGTTCTACACCGAGCAGTACGGGCTCCCGACGGTCCCACTACGGTACTTCAACGTTTACGGTCCCCGCGGGCTTGACGGTGAGTACGCCGGCGTCATCGGGACGTTCGTCCGTCAAGCCCAGGCCGGCGAGCCGCTCACGGTCGAGGGCGACGGGATGCAGACGCGGGACTTCGTCCACGTCGACGACGTCGTGCGTGCGAACCTGCTCGCGGCCACGACGGACGCCGTCGGCCGCCCGTTCAACGTCGGAACCGGACGGAGCGCGAGCATAAACGAACTCGCCGAGACGGTCCGCGACGTCGTCGGTGCGGACATCGCGGTCGAGCACGTCCCCGGACGCGCGAACGACATCCAACAGAGCGAAGCGGACCTCGGTGACGCGCGCGAACTGCTCGGGTACGAACCGACGCGCCCCCTTCGGGAGGGCCTCGAAGCGACCCTCGACGCCGAACGGACGTGA
- a CDS encoding type I 3-dehydroquinate dehydratase encodes MDDIEYDMVGTTDDLRDEPLAREHADYVEFRMDGATAPVDQLTEYDGELPLIVSNRPEWAGGAASESNRLEELLAAASSDAVAMVKIDLETIRTEAWLADELRENEVDVIVAYYDFEQTPEKSELQELILECDEYGDVSKVSVFAEEREDALLLLDCLNAASQSGVRVSGVSLGELGQHTRVIGVFYGSELCFAPIQLDTEAKYGEIELAQLANLLETTVHGGDHVELID; translated from the coding sequence ATGGACGACATAGAGTACGATATGGTCGGCACCACCGACGATTTGCGTGACGAGCCCTTGGCCAGGGAGCATGCGGACTACGTGGAATTTCGAATGGACGGGGCTACGGCCCCGGTCGACCAACTAACCGAGTACGATGGGGAACTGCCATTGATTGTTTCGAATCGGCCCGAGTGGGCGGGCGGTGCTGCATCGGAATCCAATCGCTTGGAAGAACTTCTCGCTGCTGCCAGTTCAGATGCAGTCGCGATGGTGAAAATCGATCTCGAAACTATTAGAACCGAAGCGTGGCTTGCCGACGAACTACGAGAAAACGAAGTCGACGTGATAGTCGCGTACTACGATTTCGAACAGACTCCGGAAAAATCGGAGCTCCAAGAGCTGATTTTGGAGTGTGACGAGTACGGAGATGTATCTAAAGTATCCGTGTTTGCGGAGGAGCGAGAGGATGCATTACTCCTACTGGATTGTCTCAACGCAGCCTCACAGAGTGGTGTCAGAGTGTCTGGAGTCTCACTGGGCGAATTAGGACAGCATACGCGTGTCATCGGCGTGTTCTACGGTTCCGAGCTCTGTTTTGCACCGATACAACTGGATACCGAGGCGAAATACGGGGAGATAGAGTTGGCTCAACTGGCGAACCTTTTAGAAACAACTGTCCACGGCGGCGATCACGTCGAACTGATAGACTGA
- a CDS encoding zinc-dependent alcohol dehydrogenase, whose protein sequence is MRGLAKTSREYGQMELVDIETPEPSPTEVLIEISYAGLCGSDAGIYAFKSAFERMELPTVIGHEYTGEVVETGADVTKFEVGDQVVERPIRGCGDCYQCEIGNENICQNAELTGIDHHGAYAGYIAVPVSALQKVPEGVEPRHAALVEPTAICTRAVIENSRVSPGDTVLVAGPGPMGLLSAQVAEAQGGDVVVAGVEQDTTYRLPLAEKLGYPTINIEDDDVSAYRTEFTDGIGYDVVFDTTGHPSGLTMAAEQARKGGQVVLVGQTGEATMDYTPIVRAEIDLQTSYGAMYRDFDRALRLIRSGDVDHETFSDGRFSLLDADEAFEAFLAGETCKPVFDVSVLRD, encoded by the coding sequence ATGCGTGGATTGGCTAAAACCAGCCGTGAGTACGGTCAAATGGAACTAGTGGACATCGAGACCCCAGAACCGTCGCCCACCGAGGTGTTAATCGAGATAAGCTACGCCGGACTGTGTGGCAGTGATGCGGGCATTTACGCGTTCAAATCAGCGTTCGAACGGATGGAACTGCCGACGGTAATCGGCCACGAGTACACCGGTGAAGTGGTCGAAACCGGTGCCGACGTGACAAAGTTCGAGGTCGGGGACCAGGTCGTCGAGCGACCTATCCGTGGCTGTGGTGACTGTTATCAGTGTGAAATCGGAAACGAGAACATCTGCCAGAACGCCGAACTCACGGGGATTGACCACCACGGGGCGTACGCGGGGTACATCGCCGTCCCCGTGAGCGCCCTGCAGAAAGTTCCGGAGGGGGTCGAGCCGAGACACGCCGCGCTGGTCGAACCGACGGCTATCTGTACTCGCGCCGTCATCGAGAACTCGCGGGTCAGCCCCGGCGACACCGTTCTGGTCGCTGGACCCGGACCGATGGGGCTCCTCTCCGCACAGGTCGCGGAAGCACAGGGCGGTGACGTCGTCGTCGCCGGCGTCGAACAGGACACGACGTATCGGCTTCCGCTTGCGGAGAAACTGGGGTACCCGACCATCAACATCGAGGACGACGACGTGTCGGCGTATCGTACCGAATTCACGGACGGAATCGGCTACGACGTCGTGTTCGACACGACGGGTCACCCGTCGGGGCTGACGATGGCCGCCGAGCAGGCTCGAAAGGGCGGACAGGTCGTCCTCGTCGGGCAGACCGGGGAAGCCACGATGGATTACACCCCAATTGTCCGGGCCGAAATCGACCTGCAGACTTCGTACGGCGCGATGTATCGGGACTTCGACCGTGCGCTCAGACTGATTCGCTCGGGCGACGTCGACCACGAGACGTTCTCGGACGGCCGGTTCAGTCTGCTCGACGCCGACGAGGCGTTCGAGGCGTTTCTGGCCGGTGAAACGTGCAAGCCGGTTTTCGACGTCTCCGTACTCCGCGACTAG
- a CDS encoding IclR family transcriptional regulator, whose amino-acid sequence MTDTEDSDTRQLKSVNRAFQIIGYLHNNGGATLSEVAEALDLPASTAHIHLSTLVESSYVVREGDIYKTSFQFLRIGGEMQDGMALYQAARPELDELREMTGEHTNVTVEQNGYAVQLYKSESPESIDDEAPLGEHLFLHSTATGKAILAELPEERVNQIIEQRGLPPQTDDTITDEGALYEELDTIRERGYSINRGEHFPGVCAIATVIVSEPDDAIGGISISGPRSRLDNERIEDELVPKLMNKKNIIELKIHQYE is encoded by the coding sequence ATGACAGACACCGAAGATTCCGACACACGCCAGCTGAAGAGCGTCAATCGGGCGTTTCAGATTATCGGCTACCTCCACAACAACGGGGGCGCGACACTCTCGGAAGTAGCCGAAGCGCTCGACCTCCCGGCCAGTACCGCACACATCCACCTCAGCACGCTCGTGGAATCGAGCTACGTCGTCCGGGAGGGCGATATCTACAAAACCAGTTTTCAGTTCCTTCGGATAGGGGGAGAGATGCAGGACGGGATGGCACTCTATCAGGCGGCCAGGCCCGAACTGGACGAACTGCGCGAGATGACTGGCGAGCACACGAACGTGACTGTCGAGCAGAACGGGTACGCTGTGCAGCTCTACAAATCTGAGAGCCCCGAGTCGATAGACGACGAGGCACCGCTCGGCGAACACTTGTTCCTGCATTCGACGGCGACGGGGAAGGCCATACTCGCGGAGCTACCCGAAGAGCGGGTGAATCAAATCATAGAGCAGCGCGGACTCCCACCGCAGACTGACGATACGATAACTGACGAGGGGGCGTTGTACGAGGAACTCGACACGATTCGGGAGCGTGGGTACTCGATAAATCGCGGCGAACACTTCCCCGGGGTCTGTGCGATTGCCACGGTCATCGTTTCAGAGCCGGACGACGCTATCGGCGGCATCAGCATAAGCGGCCCACGCAGTCGGTTGGACAACGAACGGATAGAAGACGAACTCGTGCCGAAGCTGATGAACAAGAAGAACATCATCGAGTTGAAAATACATCAGTACGAGTGA
- a CDS encoding LysE family translocator gives MLSILFQGIVLGFAIAAPVGPVGVLCIQRTLSKGRVSGFVSGLGAASADAVYGAIAGFGITLVSAFLLEHRTTIRIVGGVVLLSLGIQSFRTEPTDDSTAATDTSELAIDYSSTFLLTLTNPVTVLAFVGIFAGLGIGTAGAYVETAALVGGVFLGSALWWLTLSVGVSLFRTRFTRAAMRRVSQLAGLIIVGFGTLSLWGAVQL, from the coding sequence ATACTCAGCATTCTGTTCCAGGGTATCGTCCTCGGGTTCGCCATCGCTGCGCCGGTTGGCCCGGTCGGCGTCCTGTGTATCCAGCGGACGCTTTCTAAAGGGAGAGTCTCGGGATTCGTGAGTGGCCTCGGAGCCGCGTCTGCAGACGCCGTGTACGGGGCCATCGCGGGGTTCGGTATCACACTCGTCTCGGCGTTCCTGTTGGAGCACCGGACGACGATTCGTATCGTCGGTGGAGTGGTGCTGTTGTCCCTCGGCATCCAGTCCTTCCGTACCGAGCCGACGGACGACTCAACCGCAGCCACCGACACGAGTGAACTCGCCATTGACTACAGCTCGACGTTTCTGCTGACGCTCACCAACCCGGTGACGGTCCTCGCCTTCGTTGGCATCTTCGCCGGGCTCGGAATCGGGACTGCAGGCGCGTACGTCGAGACCGCCGCACTGGTCGGTGGTGTTTTCCTCGGCTCGGCGCTCTGGTGGCTCACGCTGAGCGTCGGTGTGAGTCTGTTCCGGACGCGGTTCACCCGGGCAGCGATGCGGCGGGTGAGTCAGCTGGCTGGCCTCATCATCGTCGGGTTCGGAACACTGTCACTCTGGGGGGCGGTGCAGTTGTAG
- a CDS encoding GNAT family N-acetyltransferase: protein MTTSDVWHIWDNSECEGTQDCPPRCPRFFDKRGEPMLVREFRSGDYDPLLEMYTSLEAADQTMGVPPQKTAALRQWLNHILTDGWNLIAAHSDRIVGHAAVTPKSEDEPEFVIFVHRDYRDRGIGTELVKQVLAYAETMEHRNIVLDVARTNERAINVYESLGFDIVSETKMHAQMRMPLRKPDVRAFQRPPANRRDAQSQLCDDN from the coding sequence ATGACCACCAGCGATGTCTGGCATATCTGGGATAATTCCGAATGTGAGGGGACGCAAGACTGTCCGCCCAGGTGCCCGAGGTTCTTCGATAAACGGGGAGAACCGATGCTGGTCCGTGAATTTCGCTCCGGTGACTACGACCCGCTTCTGGAAATGTACACCAGTCTCGAGGCTGCTGACCAGACGATGGGGGTGCCGCCACAAAAGACGGCCGCGTTGAGACAGTGGTTGAACCACATTTTAACCGACGGCTGGAATCTAATCGCGGCGCATTCTGACCGAATCGTCGGGCACGCGGCCGTTACCCCGAAATCAGAAGACGAACCGGAGTTCGTCATTTTCGTCCATCGCGACTACCGGGACAGGGGCATCGGGACTGAACTAGTCAAACAGGTACTCGCATACGCCGAAACGATGGAGCACCGGAACATCGTGTTGGACGTCGCCAGAACAAACGAGCGGGCAATAAACGTGTACGAGAGTCTCGGATTCGACATCGTGAGCGAGACTAAAATGCATGCACAGATGCGGATGCCGCTTCGAAAACCGGACGTCCGGGCTTTCCAGCGTCCGCCGGCAAATCGCAGAGACGCACAATCTCAGCTGTGTGACGACAATTAA
- a CDS encoding 4-carboxy-4-hydroxy-2-oxoadipate aldolase/oxaloacetate decarboxylase has translation MHTIEHEVERPDREVVEAFEGIPSTIVSDVTGNVGLTMDSGIEAAYDGIELAGTAITVNASPGDNLIIHKAITMAEPGDVLVIDANGYTETGHIGELMCTSCQANDLAGLIIDGGYRDSREIAEMEFPVYGRGTNPQGPLKQDPGSVNVTVSCGGVSVDPGDIVIGDDDGLAVIPSEGAAEVLERSRQKLSAEDSVREEVLDGDYLFELNGYDELFENLNVVGPEDSIQ, from the coding sequence ATGCACACGATAGAGCACGAGGTAGAGCGACCGGACCGCGAGGTCGTCGAGGCGTTCGAAGGGATACCGAGTACCATCGTCTCTGACGTGACGGGGAACGTCGGACTGACCATGGACTCCGGCATCGAGGCCGCGTACGACGGGATTGAACTCGCGGGGACCGCGATAACCGTGAACGCGTCCCCCGGTGACAATCTGATAATCCACAAGGCGATAACGATGGCCGAGCCCGGAGACGTGCTCGTAATCGACGCCAACGGCTACACCGAGACGGGTCACATCGGCGAGCTGATGTGTACCTCCTGCCAGGCGAACGACCTCGCGGGCCTCATCATCGACGGCGGGTACCGGGACAGCCGTGAAATCGCCGAGATGGAGTTTCCGGTGTACGGGCGCGGGACGAATCCACAGGGCCCTCTCAAGCAGGACCCCGGGTCGGTCAACGTCACGGTCTCGTGTGGCGGCGTCAGCGTCGACCCCGGGGACATCGTCATCGGCGACGACGACGGCCTGGCCGTCATCCCTAGCGAAGGGGCAGCGGAGGTACTGGAGCGGTCCCGACAGAAACTCTCGGCCGAAGATTCCGTCCGCGAAGAAGTGCTGGACGGGGACTACCTCTTCGAACTCAACGGCTACGACGAACTGTTCGAGAACCTGAACGTCGTCGGTCCCGAAGACTCCATTCAGTAG
- a CDS encoding glycosyltransferase family 2 protein: MSDRIQQPPANDGIREVSKNLPAVGLVATESNAEWIAAEILRIHSRAHQAIVTAAVDADPQALAFARWLDAEVVEPSGNRTEADTPRERLRRYAKQAGYPGLVYHGGGDGSVNLPASREALNSTEKFTIDARIEPVTDPEPTVMVGIPAYNEGGTIGSVVESAMEYADTVLVVDDGSTDDTVAAAEAAGATVYEHERNVGYGGALKSIFEQADRSNTDYLVVLDADGQHDPSDIPELVERQRESDAEIVIGNRFDESAETEMPLYRRFGLFTVNLMTNLSLGIITPTNRIRDTQSGFRAYSQAAISSLASDSSIGDRMDASTNILYHAHSNGYQIAEVPTTIEYDVEASNNLGPVEHGLTLVGNIIRTVEREHPIMLLGVPGVCFVLVGFVFTYLTMFNYLQSGSFPLGHALASTTFTITGILASFTGIILHSLELYRQ; encoded by the coding sequence ATGTCCGACAGAATACAGCAACCGCCCGCCAACGACGGTATCCGCGAGGTTTCGAAGAACCTGCCCGCGGTGGGTCTGGTCGCGACCGAGTCGAACGCCGAGTGGATAGCGGCCGAAATCCTCCGCATCCACTCCCGGGCACATCAGGCGATCGTCACCGCGGCCGTCGATGCCGACCCGCAGGCGCTCGCCTTTGCCCGCTGGCTCGACGCGGAAGTGGTCGAGCCGTCGGGGAACCGGACCGAGGCCGACACGCCCCGCGAGCGGCTTCGGCGGTACGCCAAACAGGCGGGGTATCCGGGCCTCGTGTACCACGGCGGGGGGGACGGGTCAGTCAATCTCCCGGCGAGCCGCGAGGCGCTGAACAGCACCGAGAAGTTCACTATCGACGCCCGCATCGAGCCGGTCACAGACCCGGAGCCAACCGTCATGGTCGGAATTCCGGCGTACAATGAAGGGGGGACCATCGGGAGCGTGGTTGAGTCGGCCATGGAGTACGCCGACACCGTCCTGGTCGTCGACGACGGAAGCACCGACGACACTGTCGCGGCCGCCGAAGCGGCCGGCGCGACAGTGTACGAACACGAGCGCAACGTCGGGTACGGCGGCGCGCTCAAGAGCATCTTCGAGCAGGCCGACCGGAGCAACACCGACTACCTGGTCGTCCTCGACGCCGACGGCCAACACGACCCGAGCGACATCCCGGAGTTGGTCGAACGGCAGCGGGAATCGGACGCGGAAATCGTTATCGGGAACCGGTTCGACGAATCCGCCGAGACGGAGATGCCGCTGTACAGGCGGTTCGGGCTGTTCACGGTCAATCTCATGACTAACCTCAGCCTCGGAATCATCACGCCGACCAATCGGATTCGCGACACGCAAAGCGGCTTCCGGGCATACAGCCAGGCGGCGATAAGCTCGCTGGCTTCGGACAGCTCAATCGGCGACCGGATGGACGCGAGCACGAACATCCTGTACCACGCCCACTCGAACGGCTACCAGATAGCGGAGGTGCCGACGACGATAGAGTACGACGTGGAGGCGTCCAACAACCTCGGTCCGGTCGAGCACGGCCTCACGCTCGTCGGGAACATCATCCGCACGGTCGAACGGGAACACCCGATTATGCTGCTCGGCGTCCCCGGCGTCTGCTTCGTTCTCGTCGGGTTCGTGTTCACGTACCTCACGATGTTTAATTATCTCCAGAGCGGGAGCTTCCCGCTCGGACACGCGCTGGCGAGCACTACCTTCACCATCACCGGCATCCTCGCCTCCTTCACCGGCATCATTCTCCACTCCCTGGAACTGTACCGCCAGTAG
- a CDS encoding nickel pincer cofactor-dependent isomerase, group 22 encodes MDPSEQQVAAGALSVPEETIVEACGDPPLPELGVIEQVWETDPIAPDAVGARAARAVESLSFADVPDGGEVALGVGSRGIANLPAIVAGVVDAVSDAGYEPFVFPAMGSHGGATGEGQREMLNELGVTEAAIGCDIRSSMDVVEVGRTPDRDVPVVADDNAVAADAIVPINRIKPHTDFDGPVESGLSKMLVIGMGKQRGAQIAHKWAVDWSFRRMIPEITGQLLDELPIVGGVAIVEDQHDETTLLEGVPPSGFLDREAELLETAYELMPTLPFEDLDLVVFDRQGKEISGQGMDTNVIGRRPFSINEPAPETPDIKRIFTRGLTEKTHGNAMGVGSADVIHEDIVAELDARTSLINALTASTIRGVKLPPVVETDRAGIVAALSTIGVVDTDTVRVLRAADTMHLHRLYASPALVEAARDREDLRVVAEPSPIEFNDGQLVAPSPRQ; translated from the coding sequence ATGGACCCAAGCGAGCAGCAGGTCGCGGCCGGCGCACTCTCGGTCCCGGAGGAGACAATCGTCGAGGCCTGTGGCGACCCACCGCTCCCCGAACTCGGCGTCATCGAACAGGTCTGGGAGACGGACCCAATAGCACCGGACGCCGTCGGAGCACGCGCGGCCCGTGCGGTCGAGTCGCTGTCTTTCGCTGACGTGCCCGACGGCGGCGAGGTCGCGCTCGGCGTCGGGAGCCGCGGTATCGCAAATCTCCCCGCCATCGTCGCTGGCGTCGTCGACGCGGTCTCGGACGCCGGCTACGAGCCGTTCGTCTTCCCGGCGATGGGGAGCCACGGCGGCGCGACCGGCGAGGGCCAGCGCGAGATGCTGAACGAACTCGGCGTGACCGAGGCGGCCATCGGCTGTGACATCCGGTCGTCCATGGACGTCGTCGAAGTCGGGCGAACCCCGGACCGGGACGTGCCCGTCGTCGCCGACGACAACGCCGTGGCGGCCGACGCCATCGTGCCAATCAACCGCATCAAGCCACACACGGACTTCGACGGCCCCGTCGAGAGCGGGCTCTCGAAGATGCTCGTCATCGGTATGGGCAAGCAACGCGGTGCACAGATAGCCCACAAGTGGGCCGTCGACTGGTCGTTTCGCCGAATGATTCCCGAGATTACCGGCCAGTTGCTCGACGAGTTACCCATCGTCGGCGGCGTCGCAATCGTCGAGGACCAGCACGACGAGACGACGCTGCTAGAGGGCGTGCCGCCGAGCGGCTTCCTCGACCGCGAGGCGGAACTGTTAGAGACCGCCTACGAACTGATGCCCACGCTCCCGTTCGAGGACCTCGACCTCGTGGTGTTCGACCGCCAGGGGAAGGAAATCAGCGGACAGGGGATGGACACGAACGTCATCGGCCGCCGACCGTTCTCGATAAACGAGCCGGCCCCGGAGACGCCCGACATCAAACGCATCTTCACGCGCGGGCTGACGGAGAAGACCCACGGGAACGCGATGGGCGTCGGGTCGGCGGACGTCATCCACGAGGACATCGTCGCGGAACTCGACGCCCGGACCTCGCTCATCAACGCACTCACGGCGAGCACGATTCGCGGCGTGAAACTGCCGCCGGTGGTCGAGACCGACCGCGCCGGCATCGTCGCCGCGCTGTCGACGATTGGCGTCGTCGACACCGATACCGTCCGCGTGCTCCGTGCGGCCGATACGATGCACCTCCACCGGCTCTACGCGTCGCCCGCACTGGTCGAGGCCGCGCGCGACCGCGAGGACCTGCGTGTCGTCGCGGAGCCGTCCCCTATCGAGTTCAATGACGGCCAACTCGTTGCCCCGTCGCCGCGCCAGTAG
- a CDS encoding NAD-dependent epimerase/dehydratase family protein has product MTKQSVLVTGPFGEAGEAILNHLAEKDDYEFTYLNRTDHPEYETHVADVADYDAIRPAFDGQDAVIHLAAQSDAGADFEEIIEPNIVGTYNVLKAMADAGVEKLIYASSQRVMGLYEEDHAPELYEEDYPSEFDPFRLTHETLPKPDGYYGASKMFGEHMCRAHARRDGAPEQVYSLRISSVRTAEYDHPYGDAERGVDRGEEHEVDEDEVWDQSQTGSWERGSEEYEKMVKRLKASWTSQRDFAHLLECCLEDDSVTYDAFYAVSGNAARWFDIEHAQAVLGYEPKDDASRWDGPPSDATE; this is encoded by the coding sequence ATGACCAAGCAAAGCGTCCTCGTTACGGGTCCGTTCGGCGAAGCCGGGGAAGCGATACTGAACCACCTTGCCGAGAAGGACGACTACGAGTTCACGTATCTCAACCGGACCGACCACCCCGAGTACGAGACACACGTAGCGGACGTTGCTGATTACGATGCGATTCGACCGGCGTTCGACGGGCAGGACGCTGTCATCCACCTCGCCGCACAGTCCGACGCGGGCGCGGACTTCGAGGAGATAATCGAGCCCAACATCGTCGGCACGTACAACGTCCTCAAAGCGATGGCCGACGCCGGTGTTGAGAAGCTCATCTACGCGTCCTCACAGCGCGTGATGGGGCTGTACGAGGAGGACCACGCGCCGGAACTGTACGAGGAGGACTATCCCAGCGAGTTCGACCCCTTCCGGCTCACTCACGAGACTTTGCCGAAGCCAGACGGGTACTACGGGGCCTCGAAGATGTTCGGAGAACACATGTGTCGGGCACACGCCCGGCGCGACGGTGCTCCGGAACAGGTGTACTCGCTCCGCATCTCCAGCGTTCGCACCGCGGAGTACGACCACCCGTACGGCGACGCCGAACGCGGTGTCGACCGGGGTGAAGAGCACGAGGTCGACGAGGACGAGGTCTGGGACCAGTCACAGACCGGTTCCTGGGAACGCGGCAGCGAGGAGTACGAGAAGATGGTAAAGCGGCTGAAAGCCTCCTGGACCTCGCAGCGGGACTTCGCGCACCTCCTCGAATGCTGTCTCGAAGACGACAGCGTCACCTACGATGCGTTCTACGCGGTCAGCGGGAACGCTGCACGGTGGTTCGACATCGAGCACGCACAGGCTGTCCTGGGCTACGAACCGAAAGACGACGCTTCACGATGGGACGGCCCGCCCAGTGACGCGACGGAGTGA